In Rutidosis leptorrhynchoides isolate AG116_Rl617_1_P2 chromosome 6, CSIRO_AGI_Rlap_v1, whole genome shotgun sequence, the DNA window CTAGCATGTTTCTCAATTATTTTGCTATCGTTGTTACTGCAACTGGTGCTTGCTTCATCGGCTTGTAACTTTTCCTTGGGATTTGTTACAATTGTACTTGTAGTAGTAACATTAGGTTCCAAGGCTCGTTTTGGAGATTTTGGTACGAATGGGACCGCTCTTGGAGATGCAACTTTATCCGACTTCAGTTCCCTTGACATTAGTGCGTTAATGGTGCCAGTGGTTCCAACTTTGATGGATCCACCACCACCTTTGATCGCTTCAAGTGTTTGAACCATGATTTATCGTCTATCTCGATTTTTTAGTTTCAAGATTAACTACACTACAAGTAAATGAAAGTAATCAGTAATGCATATGAAGTGCAAGACTCATCTTTATCAGAAATAT includes these proteins:
- the LOC139853487 gene encoding uncharacterized protein, which codes for MVQTLEAIKGGGGSIKVGTTGTINALMSRELKSDKVASPRAVPFVPKSPKRALEPNVTTTSTIVTNPKEKLQADEASTSCSNNDSKIIEKHASVPQKTKHHHARKDSRNPFLRSDSTSVDENGTPSRKNHKKRSCMVEIVDVKCGVPTNPITNRLKKLTFLKLSETNSVK